The Raphanus sativus cultivar WK10039 chromosome 6, ASM80110v3, whole genome shotgun sequence sequence CTCCTTCCATCAAAAGTGAAGTTGAATGTGGGCTTTGCTTTAAAGGTGAGCAAGAGATGAATGAATGCGAAAGAGTTTTGTTTTTAGTCTAAGACAAAAAAGAGTCGCAAAAGAGGGAAAAAGAACAAAGATCACATTGCATGATTTAGATTTTAGACGGTGACCTATGCATATTAACTTTCATTATTGCAGACAACAAGAATATCAATGATAACACAAAAATAAAGTTCACTATTTATGAGTCAATGGTTAACAATgctaagaaaataaaacttcagCAAAAAGAGGATAAGCAAGAGTTCCCTTTACTACCTCTTCTTTTATTGTCCACTCGCGTTTTAATCGTAAGTTCTAAATCTCACTCAGCAATAGCTCTTGTTATTGTTGTCACATGTTTATACGCCATAACTAATAATCATATTAGAGTTTTGACATATATCTAATCATGTCCTCTAACAAAGGGATTCCAAAACCCCATAACAAATAGTACGTAGAAAATCGATTGTTTGCGATGTATTCAGATACAACAAATATAAAGAAGTGTGAGTGTTTTTTTCAAACCAAACTGTAATAACAGtattatagttttttattgTGTTAAATTTATTACTATACCAGAATGTCATATATGTATATCATCACATCTGTTATTTTTCCATTCATCTGATTACGCCAGCAAAGTAAACCCAAATTTCAATATGTAGAAAGGGTTTTATTTTCCCGACAGGGTCCGTCTCAATTGGCTCGTAGCCTCTCATACATTATACTGCTACTCAAGTGCTTCtaattttatacttttagtGATTAATTAGAGACCATTCTTTTTTCGTCTTCCCTCATAATGACAATTCAAAATCAAAAGGCTTAAAAAGCTACTGTAGTGCATCACTTTTCGTTACTGACATCGAACACTCGTGTTTGTTCTACTTTTGTCTTCGTCTGGTTCGATGTTGATGTTGGTAATATAAGTTGACCCTAGTATTGTTTTATATGCATAGTGCCAAAGTGCATGTTTCTTCGAACGACATGACTTACGTACCTTTCACCAGATAGCTACTCTACTCTCTTCAAGCTCAAAACTATCTGATGTTGCCTCAAATTGTATGTAATCATTCACGCTTTGCTTttccatttatttatttctcttttttttatttcatgtataAACCACCAAAAAAACGTCTGCATGCAAGTGTAACATCCCATATCATGTATTTAATTTACAGATTGTGGATTTGGATGTGTATATAAATTATGCCACATTGCCACGTTACCTTTGTACAAAGTGGCTTTGTCATCTATATGAACAAAAGTAATATTTACATACGAAACTATTTTATTGATCAATAACACACACACTGTCACCCATAGAAAATGGTATATAGATAGATGTAGCAAATGTAAAAGTTGACCGATTTAAAAAAGTGTGAGAGGCGGTCATATAAAAAGATTGGTTACCGTTATAACATTTTAAGTCTTTATACATATTTGCCACACAAAGTTACATATATTACGaaataagtaaaattttacaaaaactCAAAAGACAAAAACACAAGGGAAGGGGATTACAAACACATACAACACAAAAACTAAAGAGAGATTATTCAAGAAGCTTTTGTTTCTTATAATAACTAAAGACcaaattaattaactaattaaacaTTCATCCTCATTGGGgtggttttgttttattgagCTTCCTGAATATACTATATCATCTCATCACTTTGAAGAGGACTGGTTCAAGGGACTCCTTCCACAACTAGCCGGCTTTGGACTATTCCCAACGACTCGAGGACTCATCTGACCGAACCTTAGTTCGCTCACACGTGGACTAAACACTTGAGACAAACTCCTATTATTGACAGGAGTCGAACTCGAACTCGTGACCTTAGGACTACTCGTGTGTCTAAACTCTCCTCTGCTTCGTGTAATAACCTCATCAAGAATCTCTGAGTCTCCTGGATACGAAGTTGTCGATCCAATCTCCGTTTCCTGCTTGCAAGTTAAagtgtaaaagaaaaagaatagaaGAAGCTAAAGTACATAAACAACAGAGTTATTGACCTACCGCTGCGAGATTGAAAGGTAAAGCTGGAGCTTCTTCGTACTCTGCTGCGTCCAAGTCTTGAAGATGAGCTCCTTTGAAGAATCTAGGGAGGATGTATTGTCTAACGGGGATTAAGAACATGATCATTAAAGGGAACATGACTCCTGCTATTGGGATCCATGTGAGGCCAAAGCAGATTAACAGATAAACCGTTTGGAAAATAGTGAACATTGCAATTGTCTTGAAAGGAACCGTCTCAACGAACGTTGCGTGGTAGTCTTCAAGAACCCTGCAAACACACAAAATGAGTCATTAGGCTTCTTGAAGTCGAATGGTGAtgaataaaagagatagaagcTTTATAGTTACTTGAAGCGGCGACTTGGGGCGGTGAAGAGAAGTAAGATCCTCTCCCAGAATTGGTTTCCAGGTAAGCTTTCGATGGCCATGAAGGCGAAGTAGCCCCAAAGGACTGAGGTTGGGATCATTTTAAGGATAGGCATAGCAGCAACGCATCCTCCTACCATTGTGGACTGAAGGAAGTTGCTTACACGCTGCTCTTTGACTTCCACTGGTAACAGATCATCAATCTCTTTCTCGATATCGAACAGAGTTTCATCAACTGGAGCATTGAGGTTTCCGGTGAATGTAGTTGCTTGGATTGTTGATTCTTTCAGTTCTTTTAAACCCTGTGAGTGGAAAGAAACTGCTCTTAGTAACTCCTTGTTCTATTattggaaagaaagaaaaaaaaaggacaaaGTTCTTACTTGAGGTTGCTGGTACACTAATGGTGTCTGCATGTGATGATAAGCTTCTTGCATATTGTTGTAGAGCTGTCCCAAACTCGCATTTGTTTTGATGCTTTTTCGTGCTGTTGCAACCAGTCTGTTACGTAGCAGCTGCAGAAACAGACAGAGAACGTTGATCTCTCAGAACTCAACTGAAAATCCTGACAGATAAAAAAGACTGCGGTGAGTGATCTTTACCTGATATTTAAGAGTTGCTAAGCTCTTGGTGTGCATTGGAGATTGGGGAATGACACCGTTTGATGGAGGGACTCCAAGTAGACCACACATTAAGGTCTGCATTGATTGTTATGACCGGTAAGTCCCCCAAGAGAAATATTCAGACATGtaaatctttttcttcttaccAGGAACCCAAGAAGAAGCAAGTCGTAGTGGTAAGAAGAAGGTTTTCTCAGATTGAATTCTTTCTGCTGAGCAAGCTGTGAAGCAACGCTATGATCAAAGTAGTAAAGCACAGCAATCATTGATGCTGGAATGAAAGCTCCTATTATGTAGACTACTGGAACATCAAGCATCTCCTTTGCTACGGTCCAGTTACCATAAGCACCAGGAGACCAAGGATTTGGGCTAAGAAGTCTCCGAGGGATTCCTTTGGGAACATCTCCTGATGGAATGTAGGAGACACCTGTCCACACTAGCACCATGAGTGGTACTCCATAGTCAGCTATTAAGCTTCTAAGCCAACCTGCTCAAGCAAGAGAAGCAAAAACTGAGTCAAGTAGATGTGTAAGAAGAATCTAGAGAATGCTCTGTTTTTGACTTACCAGTTCCGTAGCGCCATGATCTAGCTTTTCTGCTTCTAAGTCCAGTCAGAAGAAGGCCAAAGGAGAGAACCAGAGCGAACATCCCATTAGCGAACCTCCAGGAAGGTAAGAACTCCATCAGCTTCTGATTCTCTCGTTCGGGAATGCGAAATTCATCAACTAGCCCCTGGATAATCAATCATGCGTTAGAGAATGAAATCTAGAAAACAGACATTATGGAAATGTTGTTGAAAAGGTTCATACTTTGATGGCTTGTTGCATGAAGAGCATAGCAATAAGCAGTCCAAACAACTCCCCAGCAACACGGGTGAACCTGTTGATGATGGAACAAGCTCCGCATATAGCCATCACAAACAGCATCAAAGCAGTCCAAACACAAACcctacacacacacacacattcaGACAGTGTTCTCATCACATCATATGATTACTCTCTTTTAAGCAACTGAAAAAAGAGGACTGGACTTACCATCCAGACCAAGCTAAGAAGAGGTCTCGTCCGAGTTCAGGTCTGGCCTTTGCAAAGTTaaacatgaatgtatacatgATAACAGTAGGCTCAGCAACACCGAGTATAAGCAGTGGCTGGCCTCCGATGACAGAGTGAATGATGCCGCAAATGGCGGTGGATGCTAAGGTCTGAACAGCCGTGAGAACTCCATCTGCCGAGATTTCAAATATCCAAATTTCAAATCTTTGATAGAAAAATGAAGTGGGAATTGGACAAAGGTGGAAACTTTACTTACCAGTGTTTCTTTCGAGTTGTTCACCGAAGGAGATGACAGGAATCGCAGAGGCGAAGAATATGTAAGTGGTGGGGGCAAGAATCCTAAAACCAGCTTTGAATCCACCGGTCCAGTCTTGCTTATAGCACATGAGTCTGCCTTTCAGATCATTCTTGATTCCTTCAAACGGCACAAATGTCTCTTCCATTAGTATTTCCTCTGTTTCGTTCAGTCAATTCGTCAAACACTTGGGGagttcttctctctctctctctccgagGAAGAGGCAAACAAAGATTTGAGCTCAAACCCGATTTAAGGGGGGAGACAACTCGTAAGCTATTTCAAACCCGAGAAACCCATTTCGAAGAACATCTCTTTAGTTCAAGGTTAGAGAAGAACAGGAGAGGAAAATGCAGGGAAGCCCAATAAGGAGGtttgtgagaagaagaagattgaatcTGGGAAACAGTGCATGGAACAACGAGTTGTCTAGAGAAAAATCAATACAAGGAAAGAGAGGCAAAAGTACTGtgtgttttttgatttttggacGAGAAGAAAGTGATGAGTCGTTGGATTTACATGAAAGCTGTGAAATGTCTTTTatgtgttttgttgttgtttatgtCTGGTGGCAACTGGCATGGAAGACGAGTCCCAAGGAATCTCCATTTTATAAGCGCTACTCAAaggcaaaataaaataaaaactatataaatttgatatacatcgaaatacatataaataaatagataagaataataaccaataaatattcaaaagaataaattatcatcatcttcatcaaaggTTAGTGCTTCTGTCTCGATAAATTGCATAATTCAAAATCAATTCTGATAACCTgcctttataaaaaaaatctgattagAAATTGTCAAAGTGTAATAATGTCACTTCTTTAATGGGAAATAGTGATGatttaattttgataataacataaagtatttagaatttatatatagtttataaaatcagaaaTTGCCCAtaatatacaaagaaaaaaaaatcattaacaaACCAAAATCATCTTCTTTATCTTTCTCCAACTTTTCTCTAAAAAtctaatgatgttttttttttcataaatagcCCTTTTTAAAATTCCACTAGATAATTAGATGATTAAAGCTCAAGagaactttttcaaaaaaaaaatctcaagagAATAACcgagaaaatatataataatactgaatatttttttagagcatctccaaccccattTTAAAACTCACTCCAAACTCTATTTTCTAGTAAAATCATCTTTAAACCTATTCCAAAATCCACTCAAAAATGGAATAATAGACATGATTACTCCAAATATGGAGTAAACCAACTCATTATTCCAAaatgaaattgattttttttatttataaaattgtcattcatatttaaatatttttggtttttaataaattttattataaataagtataataatattattttactatatatattataaaatttactgctaatatttattaattatataaacaaccatctaatgaaatattttatgcaacaaaatatataatataaaacataaaagatctgtagcaaataattataataattctaatgaataatttaagttggtgtaTTATtgtgtttcctttttaaacCTTGTTgagtaattttaattatataataaaaatttaattagggttaatattatatttaatagaaATGTTACAAAGTAAAAATAGACTGTTTTGCAAATGAAAAGTGATagtactaattttaaaataaatattaaaaatattcaattttgaattagaaaatgaaataatacCACTGATACAATTACGTGGAGTACTAGAGTACGTGAAAACAAGGGAATGGTGAATAGATTGACATGCATCTTTTTGGAGTTGCTTGTTTTGGCTGTCTCAAACCTCTAAAATTTCGAAGTTTAATAcgtttgttaatatatttgctTACTCCTTATCTGTCGTCTATCGTTTTGATAATCAACTGGTCAACTTGCACTTTTTAGAATCTTATTTGTACAATCGATATATACCCTTATCTTCTAATTTTcgtattattaattaattactaaTAACTTCATTATAGTATGTGTTAGCTCATGAGAATTAGGTTCTCCCAAGGTTATTTAGTACTTTTTTGGTTCGATTCGAAATAGATTTTCGGCTGAAAAACtcaaatatcttttgatataaaattaggTCTTAATAGGAGAAAATGACACTTTTAActagatataataaaatagtagTTGTTGTAGACTCTAGATATATATtatgcatatatttatattcatccAGTGATGTATCAATAGTAAGAACTCAACCAAACACACCTAAGCATCTAAAGAACTAAGAAGCAAACTTGACCTAACTATCCCATCCGATtggttttaaattaatttaaaagtttaacTTTTTTGTCGCCAGTTATAACTTTTTCACTAAATTATATTAATCTACATACTTGTTAGGATTTGGCCTCAGATACGTTTAAAAGTTGTCTTTCATATGTATGGCTGCGGTTTCGTACGCATAGCTTAACTTGGCTCCTTTAAACATGACCCATAAGAGACTTAAGAGTAATTAAATTGGTAAAAGCCacttaaataaattacatattATACGTAAGAAATGCATGGCCACTCTTCTCCATTGGTCTTAGATTTTTGATGTGCTTTGCTggtatttttaatttgaaatatctgatagtgtattttttttttgtaaactaaaactTTACTTTGTTCTGATAGTGTATTTTGGTCCCACAAAAGTGTATTGTAGAGGTTTAGATTGCTATATGGATGTGTTACATGTGTAGATAGATAATATAGATGTTTATTTGAGAGAAAAACTATAGTATTATATATGTGGCTACATATGCACTTGTGTGATGTGTGTTGTACATGTGCTTACATACATAAcgaatatgtaatatatatgcatgtaaTGCTTTAATCGTCTACAGCTAATGAACCTCTCACGTCTACTCTTTCGATCTGTGGACTCATCTCGTGTGAAGGACGATGCATTAATTTTTCTAAAGGTTTACAATTATTATTTACTAACCTACAGTTACTACTTATTTTTTTGTACGTTGATCTTTCTCGCACAATATGACCCATGTGCCATAGACAACTCGACAAAATCTCACAGCCTCAATACAATATATAGTGAGCCTTATTCCCCGAACTAACTTCCACGATTATTTATCATTCTAAATTTGTCGAACTAATAAGGCATtggattttaatatataaaaagtaattAACACCGTGTGTGATAATTTGTTTAGACGGCTACCATATTCCAAATGACACTGTAATGTACGTAATAATTTTACCACAATTTTCTCTCAAAAAGTATATACTTTGTATCGGATCACAtactttaaaaacataaaaagtatTGTTAAACAATGAGAAACGATGCAGTTCTTGTACGTCATTGTTTCGTTGAATCAACTATTgtatatagataaataaaaagaaaaagaaacaaataatgtGCGCCAATCAAGTCGCAACTGATAATTGATCATATGCTTTTTGATCGTTTCACTTCACTTCATTCAGCTAAAATTCCAATATGAAACTCACAACGCAGCTATAACGTTATATTCTAGAATTTGTTTAATGTTGCAGTTTGATCGGGAATTTCGTGGCGGTAACTTGGTCGGAACTCGGAACGGATCAGAACAAGTTGGAATTAACATCAGCATTAAACAACAACGGTAATTATGTATGTGGTTACAATAATAACGCTAATAGAAAACACTATAGATATTTCCTGATCAATATTTTACTTAGAGTGGCTAAGCAATTTGGGAGAAAAACAACAACATTAAAAACATActagattaataaataaaaggttttaataattgtattaaaatagttggaccacaccTATTTCGATAGGTCTTcgtgttttaatagtattgatttataatttaaaaattcgATAAAACCTCAAAATTCGTCTTTAACCCGCCAAcctaaaccaaaagaaaaattgattaaacttatcatatattttataatagtacATAAACTGAATCAActatttaatttaacatataaagtaaatgtattgtttttatattatgtattttaatttataggctttgtaattattattttttggtaaaaagatTTTGTAATGATCAAATATTGTTACAATTTTAGTGTATATACTTTTTCCTTTATTTTGAAGTATATAATGGACTTAAATCTATTAATAGATTGAATTTATGATTGTTAAAGTTActtacaaataatattaattttattaatagaactaagataatttaatattattttatatgttgcgtttaaaaacaatattgtggcatgaagaaaaatatttcaaatcatTTTCCAGCCTATTTGTGATTTTGCAAAACATATTTCCTAATTAActttatgtattttttgttaGATAAAAATGTTGTATGTCAGTTATCTTGTCTCATGGAACATGAAGAATGTGATTAATTAGTTGTTAAAAATACGTACGTGCTATATATCTTTGTCATAAATTTCACATgcagtttaaaaaatatgtaaccgTTTAATATTATTAGTGTGGATGCAAGAATGTGGGTTTGTAAATTGTGACTCAACGTAAATGTAAAAAAACCTGTTTAAGTTGTTAAAGCCCAATTCTGTTTATTTAAAACTTGTGATTAGTGGCccaaatgataaataaaaaccTTAAATGAAAATGGTTTTGATTTTGGGCAGCTGTTCACCGTTGGATCTCGCCAATACACCAAGTTTAACTAAACTAAATGCACGTTTACATGCAGTTACATTGTGAAATTCGTATATAAATGCAGTTATATATAGAtttcctattttttttaaatggataCAATTAATATCAGTTAGTCAtatttcaactttaataatattaatattattggGGGAAAAGAACATcaaaatatctaatctattaaagcAGAACAATTGAAGTGAGGAAAGACAAAATGCAACTGTGTATACAAAGCAGAAACATATGATGGGTCCATAATAGGCCGAACCTCCGattctaatttatatatatatatatatttttttttttgtggaaaagaaatat is a genomic window containing:
- the LOC108813424 gene encoding boron transporter 1 — its product is MEETFVPFEGIKNDLKGRLMCYKQDWTGGFKAGFRILAPTTYIFFASAIPVISFGEQLERNTDGVLTAVQTLASTAICGIIHSVIGGQPLLILGVAEPTVIMYTFMFNFAKARPELGRDLFLAWSGWVCVWTALMLFVMAICGACSIINRFTRVAGELFGLLIAMLFMQQAIKGLVDEFRIPERENQKLMEFLPSWRFANGMFALVLSFGLLLTGLRSRKARSWRYGTGWLRSLIADYGVPLMVLVWTGVSYIPSGDVPKGIPRRLLSPNPWSPGAYGNWTVAKEMLDVPVVYIIGAFIPASMIAVLYYFDHSVASQLAQQKEFNLRKPSSYHYDLLLLGFLTLMCGLLGVPPSNGVIPQSPMHTKSLATLKYQLLRNRLVATARKSIKTNASLGQLYNNMQEAYHHMQTPLVYQQPQGLKELKESTIQATTFTGNLNAPVDETLFDIEKEIDDLLPVEVKEQRVSNFLQSTMVGGCVAAMPILKMIPTSVLWGYFAFMAIESLPGNQFWERILLLFTAPSRRFKVLEDYHATFVETVPFKTIAMFTIFQTVYLLICFGLTWIPIAGVMFPLMIMFLIPVRQYILPRFFKGAHLQDLDAAEYEEAPALPFNLAAETEIGSTTSYPGDSEILDEVITRSRGEFRHTSSPKVTSSSSTPVNNRSLSQVFSPRVSELRFGQMSPRVVGNSPKPASCGRSPLNQSSSK